One Pseudochaenichthys georgianus chromosome 4, fPseGeo1.2, whole genome shotgun sequence DNA window includes the following coding sequences:
- the LOC117445659 gene encoding phosphatidylinositol 3-kinase regulatory subunit gamma-like isoform X2: MAEEGFQLRTLNSAEDTELQPADFTTSSLASLHLRDEAVVINHMGDTPEPHSALFVMMSSTLNQSQQQTDISMATGFEPSPAVQEFLEPEMGQNDNEPQSRTLTAFLQDLSSPDQDGVLTDRNTNAVKEGEPQPKNNITKAMAACDCCSDNSHLSEAEWYWGNTSREEVNEMMRNTPDGTFLVRDASSKVEGEYTLTLRKGGTNRLIKIYHHGGKYGFSEPLAFHSVVDLVQYYQNKSLAQHNSKLDTRLLYPITRYQQQVVMEVDIDAVGEQLRIFQGQYKEKSKEYDCLFETFNQTSQELQSKQTAIEAFNEIIRIFEEECETQERYSKEYIDMFLSVDSRTESDKIQSNSDELQSRVEEIHNSKKKLEEELRNKALAHMEVDKKMNCLKPDLVQLRKIRDQYLLWLTQQGTRQSQIDDWLGISNEEDPYTLADDSDQDERSWYVGGMKRKEAEELLRGRRDGTFLIRDSQTQKGSFACSVVLDGDVKHCVIYRTSTGYGFAEPYNLYPSLTELVLHYRHTSLIQHNQQLNVTLAWPALSQQPS; encoded by the exons ATGGCGGAAGAGGGTTTCCAGCTCAGAACTCTAAACAGCGCAGAGGACACTGAGCTCCAGCCAGCTGACTTCACAACGTCATCACTAGCATCCCTCCATCTCAGGGATGAGGCTGTGGTCATCAACCATATGGGGGATACTCCTGAACCTCATTCTGCACTTTTTGTGATGATGTCATCAACGcttaaccaatcacaacagcaGACAGACATATCCATGGCTACCGGGTTTGAGCCTTCACCAGCAGTTCAAG AGTTCTTGGAGCCTGAGATGGGCCAAAACGACAACGAGCCTCAGTCTCGCACCCTGACAGCGTTCCTGCAGGACCTTTCCTCCCCTGATCAGGATGGTGTGTTGACTGACCGGAATACCAACGCTGTAAAGGAAGGAG AACCTCAACCCAAGAACAACATAACCAAAGCGATGGCCGCGTGTGACTGCTGCTCTGATAACAGCCATCTGTCCGAGGCAGAGTGGTACTGGGGAAATACCTCAAG AGAGGAAGTAAATGAGATGATGAGAAACACTCCTGACGGCACGTTCCTGGTCCGAGACGCTTCTAGTAAGGTTGAGGGGGAATACACTCTCACATTAAG GAAAGGTGGCACCAACAGACTGATAAAGATCTACCATCATGGGGGGAAGTACGGCTTTTCTGAGCCACTGGCCTTTCACTCGGTGGTGGACCTGGTCCAGTATTACCAGAACAAGTCACTGGCCCAGCACAACTCTAAACTAGACACACGGCTCCTCTATCCCATAACAAGATATCAGCAG CAGGTTGTGATGGAGGTTGACATTGATGCAGTTGGAGAACAGCTGAGGATATTTCAGGGTCAATACaaagagaagagcaaagagTATGACTGTCTGTTTGAGACGTTTAACCAAACCTCACAG GAGCTGCAGAGCAAGCAGACAGCCATAGAGGCTTTCAATGAAATTATACGGATCTTTGAAGAGGAGTGTGAAACGCAAGAACGCTACAGCAAAGAATACATCGACATGTTCCTCTCAGTAGACAGCAGGACAGAGTCAGACAA AATTCAAAGCAATTCAGATGAACTACAGTCAAGGGTGGAGGAGATCCACAACAGCAAGAAGAAGTTGGAGGAGGAGCTGAGGAATAAAGCGCTGGCTCACATGGAGGTTGATAAGAAAATGAACTGTCTGAAGCCTGACCTCGTGCAGCTCAGGAAGATCAGAGATCAATACCTGCT CTGGCTTACTCAACAAGGCACAAGACAAAGCCAGATAGATGATTGGCTTGGTATCAGCAATGAAGAAGA CCCATACACTCTGGCAGATGATAGCGACCAGGACGAGAGGAGCTGGTACGTTGGCGGTATGAAACGTAAGGAGGCAGAGGAGCTGCTGAGAGGCAGGAGAGACGGGACCTTCCTCATTAGAGACAGCCAGACTCAAAAAGGGTCCTTTGCCTGCTCTGTTGT TTTGGATGGGGATGTGAAGCACTGTGTGATCTACAGGACATCCACTGGGTATGGCTTCGCTGAGCCCTACAACCTGTACCCATCCCTGACAGAGTTGGTCCTCCACTATCGACACACATCGCTGATCCAACACAACCAGCAGCTGAATGTAACCCTGGCCTGGCCCGCTCTCAGCCAGCAGCCCAGCTGA
- the LOC117445659 gene encoding phosphatidylinositol 3-kinase regulatory subunit gamma-like isoform X1: MAEEGFQLRTLNSAEDTELQPADFTTSSLASLHLRDEAVVINHMGDTPEPHSALFVMMSSTLNQSQQQTDISMATGFEPSPAVQEFLEPEMGQNDNEPQSRTLTAFLQDLSSPDQDGVLTDRNTNAVKEGEPQPKNNITKAMAACDCCSDNSHLSEAEWYWGNTSREEVNEMMRNTPDGTFLVRDASSKVEGEYTLTLRKGGTNRLIKIYHHGGKYGFSEPLAFHSVVDLVQYYQNKSLAQHNSKLDTRLLYPITRYQQQQVVMEVDIDAVGEQLRIFQGQYKEKSKEYDCLFETFNQTSQELQSKQTAIEAFNEIIRIFEEECETQERYSKEYIDMFLSVDSRTESDKIQSNSDELQSRVEEIHNSKKKLEEELRNKALAHMEVDKKMNCLKPDLVQLRKIRDQYLLWLTQQGTRQSQIDDWLGISNEEDPYTLADDSDQDERSWYVGGMKRKEAEELLRGRRDGTFLIRDSQTQKGSFACSVVLDGDVKHCVIYRTSTGYGFAEPYNLYPSLTELVLHYRHTSLIQHNQQLNVTLAWPALSQQPS, from the exons ATGGCGGAAGAGGGTTTCCAGCTCAGAACTCTAAACAGCGCAGAGGACACTGAGCTCCAGCCAGCTGACTTCACAACGTCATCACTAGCATCCCTCCATCTCAGGGATGAGGCTGTGGTCATCAACCATATGGGGGATACTCCTGAACCTCATTCTGCACTTTTTGTGATGATGTCATCAACGcttaaccaatcacaacagcaGACAGACATATCCATGGCTACCGGGTTTGAGCCTTCACCAGCAGTTCAAG AGTTCTTGGAGCCTGAGATGGGCCAAAACGACAACGAGCCTCAGTCTCGCACCCTGACAGCGTTCCTGCAGGACCTTTCCTCCCCTGATCAGGATGGTGTGTTGACTGACCGGAATACCAACGCTGTAAAGGAAGGAG AACCTCAACCCAAGAACAACATAACCAAAGCGATGGCCGCGTGTGACTGCTGCTCTGATAACAGCCATCTGTCCGAGGCAGAGTGGTACTGGGGAAATACCTCAAG AGAGGAAGTAAATGAGATGATGAGAAACACTCCTGACGGCACGTTCCTGGTCCGAGACGCTTCTAGTAAGGTTGAGGGGGAATACACTCTCACATTAAG GAAAGGTGGCACCAACAGACTGATAAAGATCTACCATCATGGGGGGAAGTACGGCTTTTCTGAGCCACTGGCCTTTCACTCGGTGGTGGACCTGGTCCAGTATTACCAGAACAAGTCACTGGCCCAGCACAACTCTAAACTAGACACACGGCTCCTCTATCCCATAACAAGATATCAGCAG CAGCAGGTTGTGATGGAGGTTGACATTGATGCAGTTGGAGAACAGCTGAGGATATTTCAGGGTCAATACaaagagaagagcaaagagTATGACTGTCTGTTTGAGACGTTTAACCAAACCTCACAG GAGCTGCAGAGCAAGCAGACAGCCATAGAGGCTTTCAATGAAATTATACGGATCTTTGAAGAGGAGTGTGAAACGCAAGAACGCTACAGCAAAGAATACATCGACATGTTCCTCTCAGTAGACAGCAGGACAGAGTCAGACAA AATTCAAAGCAATTCAGATGAACTACAGTCAAGGGTGGAGGAGATCCACAACAGCAAGAAGAAGTTGGAGGAGGAGCTGAGGAATAAAGCGCTGGCTCACATGGAGGTTGATAAGAAAATGAACTGTCTGAAGCCTGACCTCGTGCAGCTCAGGAAGATCAGAGATCAATACCTGCT CTGGCTTACTCAACAAGGCACAAGACAAAGCCAGATAGATGATTGGCTTGGTATCAGCAATGAAGAAGA CCCATACACTCTGGCAGATGATAGCGACCAGGACGAGAGGAGCTGGTACGTTGGCGGTATGAAACGTAAGGAGGCAGAGGAGCTGCTGAGAGGCAGGAGAGACGGGACCTTCCTCATTAGAGACAGCCAGACTCAAAAAGGGTCCTTTGCCTGCTCTGTTGT TTTGGATGGGGATGTGAAGCACTGTGTGATCTACAGGACATCCACTGGGTATGGCTTCGCTGAGCCCTACAACCTGTACCCATCCCTGACAGAGTTGGTCCTCCACTATCGACACACATCGCTGATCCAACACAACCAGCAGCTGAATGTAACCCTGGCCTGGCCCGCTCTCAGCCAGCAGCCCAGCTGA